The following proteins come from a genomic window of Nicotiana tomentosiformis chromosome 12, ASM39032v3, whole genome shotgun sequence:
- the LOC138902575 gene encoding uncharacterized protein: protein MAHYEALYGKQCRSPVGWFDPGEARLLGTDLDRDALGKDKLIQDRLRTAESRENSYADQRVRDVAFMVGERVLLCVPPMKGVMRFGKKGNLILRCIDPFEIIEKVGEVAYKLALHCLFAVHLLFLVSMLRKHYGDPSNVLDFSLVQLDKDLTYIKEPVTILD from the coding sequence atggctcattatgaggccctatatgggaaacagtgtcgttctccagttggttggtttgatccgggagaggctaggttattgggcacgGATTTGGATCGAGATGCCTTGGGGAAGgataagttgattcaggatcggcttcgtacagccgAGTCTAGAGAGAATAGTTATGCCGATcagagagttcgtgatgttgcatttatggttggagagcgagttttGCTCTGTGTtccacccatgaagggtgtgatgaggttcgggaaaaagggcaattTGATCCTTAGGTGTATCGATCCTTTTGAGATCATTGAGAAAGtcggtgaggtggcctacaagcttgcattgcatTGCTTATTTGCAGTTCATCTATTGTTCcttgtttctatgctccgaaagcattatggtgatccgtctaatgttttagacttcagcttagtccaattggacaaggatttgacttatattaagGAGCCAGTAACTATCTTAGACTGA